In a genomic window of Deltaproteobacteria bacterium:
- a CDS encoding response regulator: protein MKILIVEDDFIGRKVLQNLLAPYGEVDIAMDGKEGMQAFELAHAERAPYELICLDIMMPNMDGHEALKNIRIREQEMGVEPASEAKIVMTTALDDPRNVFEAYYQGGATGYLAKPINRDKLVAKLKDLKLL from the coding sequence ATGAAGATTTTGATCGTCGAAGACGATTTTATCGGCAGAAAGGTTCTACAGAATTTGCTAGCTCCTTACGGCGAGGTAGACATCGCCATGGACGGCAAGGAGGGAATGCAGGCCTTTGAGTTGGCTCACGCCGAAAGGGCGCCGTACGAGCTCATTTGTCTGGACATCATGATGCCGAACATGGACGGGCACGAAGCCCTGAAGAACATCAGGATACGGGAGCAGGAGATGGGTGTCGAGCCGGCAAGTGAGGCCAAGATCGTCATGACCACAGCCCTGGACGACCCGAGAAACGTTTTCGAGGCTTATTATCAGGGCGGGGCCACAGGGTATCTTGCCAAGCCCATCAACCGGGACAAATTGGTGGCCAAGCTCAAGGACCTCAAGCTGCTCTAG